One Dioscorea cayenensis subsp. rotundata cultivar TDr96_F1 chromosome 17, TDr96_F1_v2_PseudoChromosome.rev07_lg8_w22 25.fasta, whole genome shotgun sequence DNA window includes the following coding sequences:
- the LOC120280752 gene encoding protein NRT1/ PTR FAMILY 6.2, which yields MDLKKSWTVGDSLDYKGFPAEKSKTGGWIPAALILVIEINERLSTMGIAVNLVTYLGGTMHLSSSESANIVTDFMGTSFLLCLLGGFLADSFLGRYLTIGIFAVIQAMGTGLLALSTRLPQLQPPPCGMSNKCQKASGMQMGALYLSLYLIAFGTGGLKSSVSGFGTDQFDETDEKEKSQMAYFFNRFFFLITTGTLLGVTVMVYIQDEVGRSWAYGICCMSMIIAILMFLSGTKKYRYKKCSDSPVVHILQVISAAVRKRNLKCPSSNALLYEDSSETMTSRIPRTDQFRFLDRAAIMTEDDTEVNVLNGTSTLNPWKLNSVTKIEEVKMVIRLLPVWATTILFWTIYAQMITFSVEQASTMERTIGGFQIPAGSLTVFFVGAILITLAFNDRIIMPLCKKYWNGRPAGFTNLERIGIGLVLSVIGMAVAALAEMKRLAVARQAGEAVAQRGATLPISVFLLIPQFLLVGAGEAFIYTGQLDFFITRSPKGMKTMSTGLFLTTLSLGFFFSSLLVSIVNRITGGGGGGGGANGQGWLADNINYGRLDCFYGLLSALSALNCAAYLLCAAWSKPRITNINNDMQQQQQQQQQQIETMTKTSMDNINDNC from the exons ATG GATTTGAAGAAGTCATGGACGGTGGGTGATTCACTGGATTACAAGGGGTTTCCTGCTGAGAAATCCAAAACTGGTGGTTGGATTCCTGCTGCACTAATTCTTG TGATTGAAATAAACGAGAGGTTATCAACAATGGGAATAGCAGTGAACCTGGTGACTTACTTGGGTGGCACCATGCATTTATCAAGCTCAGAGTCTGCCAACATTGTCACTGACTTCATGGGCACTTCCTTCCTCCTCTGCTTGCTTGGAGGCTTCCTTGCTGATTCCTTTCTTGGTAGATACCTCACAATTGGCATCTTTGCAGTAATCCAAGCAATG GGAACTGGTCTGCTTGCACTGTCAACAAGACTGCCACAACTCCAGCCACCACCATGTGGGATGTCAAACAAATGCCAAAAAGCTTCAGGGATGCAGATGGGGGCCTTATACTTGAGCCTTTACTTGATAGCATTTGGTACTGGTGGTCTGAAATCCAGTGTTTCTGGCTTTGGGACTGATCAGTTTGATGAGACTGATGAGAAGGAGAAATCCCAAATGGCTTATTTCTTCAACAGGTTCTTCTTTCTCATCACCACTGGAACTCTGCTTGGTGTGACTGTTATGGTTTACATCCAGGATGAGGTTGGAAGGAGCTGGGCTTATGGCATCTGCTGTATGTCTATGATCATAGCTATTCTCATGTTCTTGTCTGGAACCAAGAAGTACAGATACAAGAAGTGCTCAGACAGCCCTGTTGTTCATATTCTCCAAGTCATCTCTGCCGCTGTTCGAAAGAGGAATCTCAAGTGCCCTTCCAGCAATGCCTTGTTGTATGAAGATAGCTCGGAGACGATGACCTCAAGAATCCCTCGCACTGACCAATTCCGGTTCCTTGACAGGGCGGCTATCATGACGGAAGATGATACTGAAGTGAATGTACTTAATGGCACATCCACCCTGAACCCATGGAAGTTGAATTCTGTGACCAAGATCGAGGAGGTGAAGATGGTGATCAGATTGCTTCCTGTGTGGGCAACAACAATCCTGTTCTGGACTATATATGCTCAGATGATCACATTCTCTGTAGAACAAGCATCAACTATGGAGAGAACAATTGGAGGCTTTCAGATCCCTGCTGGTTCTTTGACAGTCTTCTTTGTTGGAGCTATATTAATCACGTTAGCATTCAATGACCGTATCATCATGCCATTGTGTAAGAAGTACTGGAATGGAAGACCAGCTGGATTCACCAACCTTGAGAGGATTGGAATTGGCTTGGTTTTATCAGTTATAGGAATGGCTGTGGCTGCATTGGCAGAGATGAAACGTCTGGCAGTGGCTAGACAAGCCGGGGAGGCCGTGGCGCAAAGGGGAGCCACATTGCCCATCAGTGTTTTCTTGTTAATTCCTCAATTCCTTCTGGTGGGTGCTGGAGAAGCATTCATCTACACAGGGCAGCTGGATTTCTTCATTACCAGATCACCGAAAGGGATGAAGACAATGAGCACAGGGCTGTTCCTGACAACATTATCACTTGGGTTTTTCTTCAGTAGCTTATTGGTATCCATTGTGAATAGAATcactggtggtggtggtggtggtggtggtgctaaTGGCCAAGGTTGGCTGGCTGATAACATTAACTATGGGAGGTTGGATTGTTTCTATGGTCTTCTCTCCGCATTGAGCGCTCTTAATTGTGCAGCTTATCTTTTATGTGCTGCATGGAGCAAGCCTAGGATCACTAACATTAATAATGACATgcagcaacaacagcagcagcagcagcagcagattGAGACTATGACTAAGACTTCCATGGATAACATTAATGACAATTGCTAG